A genomic window from Silene latifolia isolate original U9 population chromosome 11, ASM4854445v1, whole genome shotgun sequence includes:
- the LOC141614065 gene encoding uncharacterized protein LOC141614065, with translation MSTEDMIRALTISVTQDRAENKQNFKNLKNQVSQLATAVNRLEAKQSGALPSQTVLNPRENVSAVSLRNGRQLVEIEKPKAKPKVVTIQEKEELVVENDNLLKDGGEEDASNSKEVTPFMPSYEPLPPFHKALKDTRKKEPDTDIYETFRKCEVNIPLLELFKSVRRYAKFLKELCTIKRNQKERSLKKPKGKASEFVSALFKSKTPPKCSDPGVFTIPCTIGDTRFERAMLDLGASINVIPFHVYESLKRGPLKSTRVVVQLANRSSVHPRGSSRECNG, from the coding sequence ATGTCTACTGAAGACATGATTCGGGCTCTTACCATTAGTGTCACTCAAGATAGAGCAGAAAATAAGCAGAATTTCAAGAATCTTAAGAATCAAGTTAGTCAACTGGCTACTGCGGTCAATCGGCTGGAAGCTAAACAATCGGGTGCCTTACCATCTCAGACAGTTCTGAATCCTAGAGAGAATGTGAGTGCTGTGTCATTGAGAAATGGTAGACAATTGGTGGAGATTGAAAAGCCAAAAGCTAAGCCTAAGGTGGTGACTATTCAAGAAAAAGAGGAGTTAGTGGTGGAAAATGATAATCTACTGAAAGATGGAGGAGAAGAAGATGCATCTAATTCAAAGGAGGTGACACCATTCATGCCTTCATATGAGCCACTACCACCTTTTCATAAGGCTTTGAAGGACACAAGGAAGAAGGAGCCTGACACTGATATTTACGAAACCTTTCGTAAATGCGAGGTAAATATTCCCTTACTTGAGTTGTTTAAGAGTGTTCGTAGGTACGCAAAATTTTTAAAAGAACTTTGTACAATTAAAAGAAATCAAAAGGAACGTAGTTTGAAAAAGCCAAAGGGTAAAGCTAGTGAATTTGTGTCAGCTTTGTTTAAGAGTAAGACTCCTCCTAAGTGTAGTGATCCGGGTGTCTTTACTATACCTTGCACTATAGGTGATACACGGTTCGAAAGAGCCATGTTAGATCTAGGAGCGTCGATAAATGTCATTCCCTTCCATGTTTATGAGTCTCTTAAGCGTGGTCCTTTAAAGAGTACTAGGGTGGTAGTCCAACTTGCTAATAGGTCTAGTGTTCACCCTAGGGGGAGTAGTAGAGAATGTAATGGTTAA
- the LOC141614066 gene encoding uncharacterized protein LOC141614066, giving the protein MIISSWNIRGLNDSIKQQEVRGYLWRNKVEVLGLLETRVKLNNFAAISRTFLSYVVMNNYSHHYNGRIWVFLDTRRVTLISSYVHDQFIHLELMHNVTNKTVHISFVYGSNDVDHRDRLWNELRSLQPKVTNWILMGDWNIVRSMEERIGPNPPSIKDMLAFNQCLLDCHLEDLQSFGCEFIWTNKREAITRVWFRLDRVLANPLWLVHFSSTQVNVLPSGVSDHSPLLVTITDKSQQNKRFSYLNCWEDHPDYGQVVKEAWDMPVRGNVIYRLFSRLKNVRQRLIDIHKNSYSGISGKVQEAQKNLHDCQSSLQANPLDPTMLAMEQNLLQTYLILKKAEHNSLLQRAKIQNIKYNDAPISYYFSRIAARKHQSLIGRIKDRQGLEREGMSDVNQAFVEYYQWLLGHHSPTDFSLMESLEGPRFPESGCEEICRELEFCNAIKGFFQSGNISKQANTTLLALIPKKSVVSTVMDYRPIACCTDFYKTVSKILCSRLKPFLPDIAGKEHGAFVGGRSNFWNMQKKSNHSESWRSILLARDELMAMAGCGDNVQALLGSYVRKGCLKLHLLYEHFRKKGSTISWANIAWNRAILPKHSVFLVMAMQQKLATIDQLNIRRIPIVNRCIMCKAANKTHKHLFFQFSYSDIVWRQLLAWMRVSNRTAKLSKELHWIAGRRACKHWKAKWYSSCLGAAVYSLCYYKTLLGTSDEVNPVKFSVVQQGRICTPEHCSTLLTPITDAEIKEAIFSIPSKLLRQINHTLITLIRKIEMPLNVTHFIPIACCNILYKAISKLLCARLTRVLPQIISENQRGFIHGRSIVENILFITWIMVCVQYPSYSFVLNGESFGFFKGAKGLRQGDPLSPLLFTIAIEYLSRILHYTASTMPFRYHPLCGRLKLYHLMFADDLLLFSKGDVQSIMILLRSFATFFKTIGLQMNIAKSNIYFNGVKNSVKDDIMLISSFTKGTLPFRYLGVPITAGRMNKKDSLALIDKVVERIRGFGNRKLSYARRLVLIQSVLTSLYTYWANIFLIPKGVLKAVDNICRNFLWDGNTECLRVPPVAWEKICFPKSEGDSKSALSGTKCELWYWKKICTVRDKMQIGFRDEPWIDKDYKVNDGYEWLRRKFPTVEPFT; this is encoded by the exons ATGATAATATCTTCATGGAATATTAGAGGGTTGAATGACTCTATAAAGCAGCAGGAGGTTAGGGGTTATCTTTGGAGGAATAAAGTTGAGGTACTTGGCTTGTTGGAAACTAGGGTTAAACTAAATAATTTTGCTGCTATTAGTAGGACTTTTCTTTCTTATGTTGTTATGAATAATTATTCCCACCATTACAATGGTAGGATATGGGTTTTCTTGGACACTAGAAGGGTCACTTTGATTTCTTCTTATGTTCATGATCAATTCATTCATTTAGAACTTATGCATAATGTCACAAATAAGACTGTCCATATATCTTTTGTCTATGGGAGTAATGATGTTGATCATAGAGATAGATTGTGGAATGAATTAAGAAGTTTGCAGCCTAAGGTTACCAATTGGATTTTGATGGGAGATTGGAATATTGTGAGAAGTATGGAGGAGCGAATTGGTCCTAATCCTCCCTCTATTAAGGATATGTTGGCCTTTAATCAATGCTTGTTAGATTGCCACTTAGAGGATCTACAGAGCTTTGGTTGTGAGTTTATCTGGACTAACAAAAGAGAAGCCATTACTAGGGTTTGGTTTAGATTGGACAGAGTGCTAGCAAATCCCTTATGGTTGGTCCATTTTTCTTCCACTCAGGTTAATGTTCTACCTTCAGGGGTTTCTGATCATTCCCCTCTACTGGTTACTATTACTGATAAATCTCAGCAGAATAAAAGATTCAGTTACTTAAATTGTTGGGAAGATCATCCAGATTATGGGCAGGTTGTTAAGGAGGCTTGGGATATGCCTGTCAGAGGCAATGTTATTTACAGGTTGTTCTCTAGACTGAAAAATGTTAGACAGAGGCTCATTGACATTCATAAGAATTCCTACTCTGGGATTTCTGGGAAGGTTCAAGAAGCTCAAAAGAATTTGCATGACTGCCAATCCAGTCTTCAAGCTAACCCATTGGATCCTACTATGTTGGCTATGGAGCAGAATTTATTGCAGACTTACCTGATTCTAAAGAAAGCTGAACACAACTCCCTACTTCAGAGAGCTAAGATTCAGAACATCAAGTATAATGATGCACCCATAAGTTACTATTTTTCTAGAATTGCTGCTAGGAAGCATCAAAGTCTCATTGGTAGGATCAAGGATAGACAAGGATTGGAGAGGGAGGGGATGTCTGATGTTAATCAGGCATTTGTTGAGTACTATCAGTGGTTGTTAGGCCACCACAGTCCAACAGATTTTTCACTGATGGAATCTTTGGAAGGGCCTAGGTTTCCTGAATCTGGATGTGAGGAGATTTGCAGGGAG CTTGAGTTTTGCAATGCTATCAAGGGTTTCTTCCAATCTGGGAATATATCAAAGCAAGCAAATACTACCTTGCTTGCCCTCATTCCTAAGAAATCAGTGGTTTCTACTGTTATGGACTATAGACCTATAGCCTGTTGCACTGACTTCTACAAGACAGTTAGCAAGATCTTGTGCTCAAGACTAAAGCCTTTCTTACCTGATATTGCGGGGAAGGAGCATGGGGCATTTGTCGGAGGGAGGA GTAATTTCTGGAATATGCAAAAGAAAAGTAATCACTCGGAAAGTTGGAGGAGTATTCTGCTGGCCAGGGATGAGTTAATGGCAATGGCTGGTTGTGGTGACAATGTACAAGCTTTACTGGGGAGCTATGTTAGAAAAGGATGCCTCAAGCTCCATCTACTGTATGAACACTTTCGAAAAAAAGGTAGTACCATCAGCTGGGCTAATATTGCCTGGAATCGTGCTATCTTACCAAAGCATAGTGTGTTTTTGGTTATGGCTATGCAGCAGAAATTGGCTACCATAGACCAGCTGAATATCAGAAGGATACCCATTGTTAACAGGTGCATAATGTGTAAAGCAGCTAATAAAACGCATAAACATCTGTTCTTTCAGTTTAGTTACTCTGATATAGTATGGAGACAGCTCTTGGCATGGATGAGGGTATCAAACAGAACTGCAAAGCTAAGTAAGGAGCTTCATTGGATTGCAGGAAGAAGAGCTTGTAAACATTGGAAGGCTAAGTGGTACTCAAGCTGCCTGGGTGCAGCTGTTTATAGTCTATGC TATTATAAAACCTTACTGGGAACATCAGATGAGGTCAATCCTGTCAAATTCTCTGTGGTCCAACAAGGGAGGATTTGCACACCAGAGCACTGTTCTACCTTGCTGACACCTATCACTGATGCTGAGATCAAAGAAGCTATTTTTTCTATTCCCA GCAAGCTTCTTAGACAGATCAATCACACTCTGATAACCCTGATTCGAAAGATAGAAATGCCTCTGAATGTCACTCATTTCATACCCATTGCTTGCTGCAATATCCTGTATAAGGCCATTTCTAAACTTCTTTGTGCAAGATTAACAAGAGTCCTTCCTCAAATTATAAGTGAGAACCAGAGAGGGTTTATTCATGGAAGGAGTATAGTTGAAAACATCTTG TTCATCACCTGGATAATGGTGTGTGTTCAATATCCATCTTATTCCTTTGTTCTAAATGGGGAAAGCTTTGGTTTCTTCAAAGGAGCTAAAGGTCTAAGGCAAGGTGACCCATTGTCACCACTTTTGTTCACCATTGCTATAGAATATCTATCCAGGATACTGCACTACACTGCTTCCACAATGCCTTTCAGGTACCATCCTCTTTGTGGCAGGTTGAAATTATATCACCTCATGTTTGCAGACGATCTTTTATTGTTTAGCAAAGGAGATGTCCAATCCATCATGATTCTACTCAGATCCTTTGCCACCTTCTTCAAAACTATTGGATTGCAGATGAATATTgccaaatcaaatatctatttcaATGGGGTGAAGAATAGTGTTAAAGATGACATCATGCTCATCTCTAGTTTCACTAAAGGTACACTACCTTTCAGATATCTTGGGGTACCTATTACTGCTGGCAGGATGAACAAGAAAGATTCACTAGCACTTATTGATAAAGTTGTTGAAAGAATCAGAGGGTTTGGTAATAGAAAATTGTCATATGCTAGAAGATTGGTCTTAATTCAATCTGTGCTTACCTCATTGTATACTTATTGGGCCAACATCTTCCTGATTCCCAAAGGAGTACTAAAAGCTGTGGATAACATTTGTAGGAATTTTTTATGGGATGGAAATACTGAGTGTTTGAGAGTCCCACCTGTTGCATGGGAGAAGATTTGCTTCCCTAAAAGTGAAGGGGACAGCAAATCTGCACTGTCAGGGACAAAATGTGAACT CTGGTACTGGAAAAAAATCTGCACTGTCAGGGACAAAATGCAGATTGGGTTCAGAGATGAGCCTTGGATTGATAAAGATTACAAGGTTAATGATGGATATGAATGGCTGAGGAGAAAATTCCCAACTGTtgagccattcacatga